One window of the Candidatus Hydrogenedentota bacterium genome contains the following:
- a CDS encoding PKD domain-containing protein, whose translation MRPKKPHIVVLLGLLAVVLTGCPFVPYGKAIFVNKNNPSNVRDGKTWKTAFHAIQSGIDAARENGIGEVWVAGGTYDEIRASAANGSLVMAKGIALYGGFAGTEKDRSQRNPAANPTIIDGSKSWSGKAAWHVVLGADGAILDGFTVTGGKADAIEGESSGNGAGMYNYGVSPQVANCIFEGNTAYKGGAMFNYGAQVKMTNCILRNNEALDGGAIYNASASVNAVNCLFYGNKAANGAGGALFDGYGASRLMNCSITGNEARRGAIYSFNAGPRVTNSIVWGNESDAFDGDAVIVTHSNIEGGYADAENTNMDADPIFADVAGGDLRISANSPCVDAGTGEGAPATDFAGVARPQGGGIDIGAYEVTASGPPQALFNVEPGIGAKPLRVQFRDESWTGGAPITAWAWNFGDGATSILRNPTHTYTEAGIYTVTLTVTTSLGADTKTVANAVTVNTAILVDARNASGVEDGMSWETAFKTIQPAIEKAAEAEAGEVWVAGGTYTGTGDTVVTLREKVQVYGGFAGNETARDQRQWNEYPTVIDGEQKRRGVTGADDAVLDGFTITRGHAADYGGGIYNSETSPTIANCTFTDNAAQWGGAIFNTSASPIIEDCVFTGNRSTEGGYGGAVFSSGGAPTIERCAFTENEGASGGAVFSSGTEGEVFDCSFTGNSATEGGALYTRAGSSVAIKNCTFTGNSATGSGGAIRNLDSSPSIESCAFSGNTARNNGAAIANANASPAIADCTFTNNEASNDGGAMSSDGGSASLARCTLTGNTAGRDGGALFFDAASPVIEKSDFASNSGSSGGAIFLRGGKGSITECTFNGNSGSQGAGLFASLGSTMAVSQCTFGRNDASGNGGGASVNNASPTFTNCVFWNNKAGWGAGLYNWGRASTPTVDSCTFGGNVATQAGGGMRNNKAAPTVVNSIFWADAPEEIANLEDDAQFSYCDVQGGYMGVANINANPKFANLAGGDLRIGYASPCMDTGALQGVPATDRLGVARPQNGRADRGAFEIRSQGLPAAIFDATPVKGVAPLTVVFSDLSWPAGAPITQWTWDFGDGATSNIANPSHVYAEVGTYNVTLTVRTSIGTNAMARTGCVVVKKPVHVDARNTGGTNDGLSWATAYATLQQGVDDAASDGIGEVWVAAGVYTDAGDAVLTLAPGVAVYGGFAGTETVREQRGTDPALTVIDGEDTRRCVIGADGALLDGFLLLRGHAADYGGGLYNPAGSPTVRNCMFMFNSAEWGAAAFNSEGSSVFDNCVFASNSTTDSGSGGALFNAGGSPSFVNCSFEANYASVGGAVFNQTSLALFTSSAFYYNESLQGGAGMFNNGEAEPRVADCRFVGNRCDGLGAGILNGSGAKPLIQRSYFIGNEAAVGGAIGNDQGSAPIIANCVIANNTASNGAGIHNRAAAAVVTNCTIVNNTGVGFTAQAVRNESEATARIGNCILWNPGIFELPLVPDASYTVTYSLIRNGFSGIGNIEFAPVFVGTGSDPYALQAGSPGIDAGRFADVPGLGSVSTDILGVARGLDGDGLGAATGDGSEYDMGAYEFEP comes from the coding sequence ACGCCATCGAGGGCGAATCCAGCGGAAACGGCGCGGGCATGTACAACTACGGCGTCTCGCCGCAGGTCGCGAATTGCATCTTCGAGGGCAATACCGCCTACAAGGGCGGCGCGATGTTCAATTATGGCGCCCAGGTCAAAATGACGAATTGCATCCTGCGGAACAACGAGGCGCTGGATGGCGGCGCAATATACAATGCCAGCGCATCCGTCAACGCTGTCAACTGCCTGTTTTACGGCAACAAAGCGGCGAACGGGGCGGGCGGCGCGTTGTTCGACGGGTATGGCGCATCCCGTCTGATGAATTGTTCGATTACCGGAAACGAGGCGCGGCGGGGCGCCATCTATTCGTTCAACGCCGGACCGCGGGTCACGAACAGCATTGTGTGGGGCAACGAGAGTGATGCATTCGACGGCGACGCGGTTATAGTCACCCACAGCAACATCGAAGGAGGCTATGCCGACGCGGAAAACACCAACATGGATGCCGATCCGATCTTTGCGGATGTGGCGGGCGGCGACCTGCGCATTTCCGCCAATTCGCCCTGCGTGGACGCCGGGACCGGCGAAGGCGCGCCCGCGACGGATTTTGCGGGCGTGGCGCGCCCGCAGGGCGGCGGAATAGACATCGGCGCGTACGAAGTGACGGCGTCAGGTCCGCCGCAGGCCCTGTTCAACGTGGAACCGGGCATCGGCGCCAAGCCCCTGCGGGTGCAATTCAGGGATGAATCCTGGACGGGCGGCGCGCCGATTACGGCATGGGCGTGGAATTTCGGCGATGGCGCCACGAGCATCCTGCGCAATCCCACCCACACGTACACCGAGGCAGGCATTTATACCGTCACGCTGACCGTTACCACGTCGCTCGGCGCCGACACGAAGACGGTCGCCAACGCCGTGACGGTCAACACGGCGATATTGGTGGACGCGCGCAATGCTTCGGGCGTCGAAGACGGCATGTCGTGGGAAACGGCGTTCAAAACGATACAACCCGCCATCGAAAAGGCGGCGGAAGCCGAGGCGGGCGAGGTATGGGTGGCCGGAGGAACCTACACGGGAACCGGTGACACCGTCGTGACGTTGCGCGAAAAGGTTCAAGTTTACGGTGGATTCGCCGGCAATGAAACCGCCCGGGATCAACGCCAATGGAACGAATACCCCACCGTGATTGACGGCGAACAGAAGCGGCGGGGGGTAACGGGCGCCGACGACGCCGTGCTGGATGGCTTTACCATCACCCGCGGACACGCGGCCGACTACGGCGGCGGTATTTACAACTCGGAGACGTCGCCAACGATCGCGAATTGCACGTTTACGGACAACGCCGCGCAATGGGGCGGGGCGATTTTCAACACCTCGGCGTCTCCGATCATCGAGGATTGCGTTTTCACGGGCAATCGCTCCACCGAGGGCGGGTACGGCGGCGCGGTGTTTTCCAGCGGCGGCGCGCCCACTATCGAGCGATGTGCATTTACGGAAAACGAAGGCGCGTCGGGCGGTGCCGTGTTCAGCAGCGGCACGGAAGGCGAAGTGTTTGATTGTTCCTTCACCGGCAACTCCGCCACCGAAGGCGGCGCCCTCTACACCCGCGCCGGTTCCTCGGTGGCAATCAAAAACTGTACGTTTACCGGAAACAGCGCCACCGGTTCGGGCGGCGCCATCCGGAATCTGGATTCATCGCCGTCCATCGAATCCTGCGCGTTCAGCGGGAACACGGCCCGAAATAACGGGGCCGCCATCGCCAACGCCAATGCCTCGCCGGCGATCGCGGATTGCACGTTCACGAACAACGAAGCGTCGAACGACGGCGGCGCGATGTCGTCCGACGGCGGATCGGCGTCGCTTGCGCGATGCACGCTGACCGGCAACACGGCGGGCCGCGACGGCGGCGCGTTGTTCTTCGACGCGGCGAGTCCCGTCATCGAAAAGAGCGATTTTGCGTCGAATTCCGGATCGTCCGGCGGCGCGATTTTCCTGCGCGGCGGAAAAGGCTCGATTACGGAGTGCACTTTCAACGGCAACTCCGGTTCGCAGGGCGCGGGCCTGTTTGCAAGTCTCGGTTCGACGATGGCCGTGAGCCAGTGCACCTTCGGTCGCAACGACGCGTCAGGCAACGGCGGCGGCGCGTCCGTCAACAACGCCTCGCCCACGTTTACGAATTGCGTGTTCTGGAACAACAAGGCGGGGTGGGGCGCGGGCCTGTACAATTGGGGGCGCGCCTCGACGCCCACCGTGGACAGTTGCACGTTCGGCGGCAATGTCGCAACGCAGGCAGGCGGAGGAATGCGCAACAACAAGGCTGCTCCGACCGTGGTCAACAGTATCTTCTGGGCCGACGCGCCCGAGGAAATCGCCAATCTCGAAGACGACGCCCAGTTTTCCTACTGCGATGTCCAGGGCGGCTATATGGGCGTGGCCAATATCAACGCCAATCCGAAATTCGCGAATCTGGCCGGCGGCGATCTGCGCATCGGCTATGCTTCGCCGTGCATGGACACGGGCGCGTTGCAGGGCGTCCCCGCGACGGATCGCCTCGGCGTGGCGCGGCCGCAGAACGGCCGGGCCGACCGCGGCGCTTTCGAGATTCGCTCCCAAGGCCTTCCCGCTGCCATATTCGATGCAACGCCGGTCAAGGGCGTGGCGCCATTGACGGTGGTGTTCAGCGATCTTTCGTGGCCGGCCGGCGCTCCGATTACGCAATGGACGTGGGATTTCGGCGACGGCGCCACCAGCAATATCGCGAATCCCTCGCACGTCTACGCGGAAGTGGGCACGTACAACGTGACGTTGACGGTCAGGACCTCGATCGGCACGAATGCCATGGCGCGCACCGGCTGCGTCGTGGTCAAAAAACCCGTGCACGTGGACGCACGCAACACCGGCGGCACGAACGACGGCTTGTCGTGGGCCACGGCTTACGCCACCCTCCAACAGGGCGTGGACGATGCGGCCTCGGACGGTATCGGCGAGGTATGGGTGGCCGCGGGCGTCTACACGGACGCGGGCGACGCGGTGCTTACGCTCGCGCCGGGCGTGGCGGTCTACGGCGGCTTTGCCGGAACGGAGACAGTCCGTGAACAACGGGGCACGGACCCCGCGTTGACCGTTATTGACGGCGAGGATACGCGGCGGTGCGTTATCGGCGCCGACGGCGCGCTCCTGGACGGTTTCCTCCTGCTGCGCGGCCATGCGGCCGATTATGGCGGCGGGTTATACAATCCGGCGGGTTCGCCCACCGTCCGCAATTGCATGTTCATGTTCAATTCGGCGGAATGGGGTGCGGCCGCGTTCAATTCGGAAGGTTCCTCGGTCTTCGATAATTGCGTTTTCGCGTCGAATTCCACGACGGACTCGGGTTCCGGCGGCGCGCTGTTCAATGCCGGTGGATCGCCTTCGTTTGTCAACTGCTCCTTCGAGGCCAACTACGCTTCCGTGGGGGGCGCGGTCTTCAATCAGACTTCCCTGGCGCTGTTCACCAGTTCGGCGTTCTATTACAACGAATCGCTCCAAGGCGGCGCGGGCATGTTCAACAACGGCGAGGCGGAGCCGCGTGTCGCCGATTGCCGTTTTGTGGGCAATCGCTGCGACGGTTTGGGCGCGGGGATACTCAACGGATCCGGCGCAAAGCCGCTGATCCAGCGATCGTACTTCATCGGCAACGAGGCGGCGGTCGGCGGCGCCATCGGAAACGACCAGGGTTCGGCGCCGATCATCGCCAACTGCGTCATCGCAAACAACACCGCGAGCAACGGGGCCGGCATTCACAATCGCGCGGCGGCGGCGGTCGTCACCAACTGCACGATCGTGAACAACACCGGCGTCGGTTTCACCGCGCAGGCCGTCCGAAACGAATCCGAAGCGACCGCCCGAATCGGCAACTGCATCCTGTGGAATCCCGGCATATTCGAATTGCCGCTCGTGCCCGATGCTTCCTACACGGTGACATACAGCCTCATCCGGAATGGGTTCTCCGGCATCGGCAATATTGAATTCGCTCCAGTATTTGTTGGAACCGGCAGCGATCCCTATGCGTTGCAGGCGGGTTCGCCGGGCATAGACGCCGGCCGGTTTGCGGACGTTCCCGGATTGGGATCGGTCTCGACGGACATTCTCGGCGTGGCGCGCGGTTTGGACGGCGACGGCCTCGGGGCCGCCACCGGAGACGGATCGGAATACGACATGGGCGCATACGAATTCGAGCCTTGA